Genomic window (Arachis hypogaea cultivar Tifrunner chromosome 13, arahy.Tifrunner.gnm2.J5K5, whole genome shotgun sequence):
TTCCCAAGTCAGAAACCTTCGCAGGTAGTCTCAGACTTTTTACCAGTGGGCTAACTAATGGTACCAAtctctctccccccccccccccccccccaaaaaaaaaatggTAGAACAGGGTGGATGCAACACACACACTTTTTATAGTGAATGAACAGGTTGGATGAACCAATGTTGAATTGAGTTATTTAAAAATGATGAGACACCATTAAAGGGAGAAAATCAGAACCAGAAAGCTGATTAATTCAAAATATACATATACCACAAGAATCTATTCTGGAATAGATAGCATTCAATACTGAATGCGGATTAAAAGAAACAATGTCAAAGATGAGACAGAATAAACAAGAACATACAGTGCATCTAAGTCATTTCAGTATCTACTCATTGATATATAATCTTAAAAATATGTGTACAATTTGAAGGAGCAAGTGGACAGATCAAGAGGAAAAGAAGATGCAAAGTTTTTCTCCACAAGCAGTGATGTTCACCAATTTATAATAATAACTACTTTTAATactactttcttttttctttttttttctctcttaccTATAATTCGATCTTTTCCATTTTAGCTCAATGGACAACAATTAGTTGAGCTCAAAATCATAGTTACCAAGCATGCAGTATGGATCCATGTACATCCTATGCTGTTCATACTGGTATTTGGATTGTCATTTTTCTAATGCTTATAACACAACTATTTAGGGAGGGAATCCAGCATCCAAAATACAGTGTGGGAACTACATTATGCAGGATTGTTGAGAGAACCCAAAATTCTGCTCAAATTTATTAGGTTGTTATgtattattactttattagtaCTATGTTTCACATAGCATATACTTTGAAATCCAATCCACTGAGAACCTAATAGTATTACCCTAGACTTTCCTGGACCAAACATGACCTTCCAATTGCATGTAGTTCTCCTGCTCAATTGAGTTACCCTCGTTATATAGTGATTATGCTATTTTCTTTACAAATTCAAACAACATTATTGGAACCGTAAGCTACTTGACAAAGCAAATATCTTGTGTATGAGATTGGCAAATAAGGAAGCATAAATCTGAGCAAATTCACAAAGTACCTGCTGCCTGGATCTGTCAGATCATCATCATCGACGTCAAAGGGGCAAGAAAAATCAGTTTCATCAAAATCATCCTGATAAGACCTACTTGAGCTTTGTGGTGAACTGCAAGCTGATATCTTGATTCCAGAGTATTTCCGAGGTTCATCTTTTCCAAGAGGAAACAACTGCAAAAGGCATAGCGGCCTATTAACAAATCCAATATGTTCGAACCAACGAAAAAGTTCATATGGTTAGTATGCAGCATACCTTCTCAGCTGTTGCACCTGTTTGCATTGTGTTCACACCTCTATCGTTCTTAGAAACACACCTTAAACCTCTAAGTGGAGGAGTTGATGGCAAATTATGCCTGTTAGTGTTGGGGTATCCAGGGGAAATTGCAGCTTCAGCATTAGGTATGCTGACCGGAGCACTTTCAGATCGTAAAAGTGGTTTAGATGGTAATGACCCGGGATAGTATATTGAAGGTGATGGAGAGGGATAACACTCATCAAAACCTgaattcttcttctgaaacaAGGACATCTCAGTTGGATGAGGGGGCAAACTTGAAGGTGGTAAACGCCGAGAACTTGCATTAGATATAGACGTGTGAGATTCTGAATATGTTGGTGAAGGTGAATAAGTAATGGAAGGAGGTGAGGCTCGGTCGTGACTCCAACTATGTCGCCTCAAAAATGGCAATGACGAAGGAGAGCCATGTGATGGCAATCCAGACGGGTACCTCCTCAATGGATCTGGCAATGGACTGCCAACATAGTCAGTTATAACTTGCGGGGACAACGGAGTTGAAGGTTCAGAGCTCACATCCGATGCAGATGGGCGATACATCACCGAAAGGCACAGCCTACCAGAAGAAGCATCCACAGGGGTGAACCCAAATTTCATCATTTCTGCTTCCTCTTTACGGGTGAAGGGCTCACAAAAGGAAGATACCCGGTGAGCAAGAGTAAAGGGACGAATCTGTGCAGACGAATTTAGCTCTCTGAAAATTTTATAGGCAGGTAGAAGTCGAACAGTGGCATACAAGGACCTCAGAAGTAAAGTTGATTTCTTATACAAGGCATGCAAAGAAACATTACTTGACCTCCTAGTACCAGAACTAGAATCCCTTGTCTTCCTGCTCTCATACTGAACCACCCATCTCTCTACAATCTTTTCAGTGTTTGTGTCAAGTCCCAATTCTTCCTGATCGGTATTCCAGCTGAAAGGGTATCTTTCCTTGAGTGAAGAACTCCTAGGAAAAACCCTTTTGGGGGATAAACTCATGGGGTCCCAGCCAAGAGGCTTTTGCACTAAAATAACATCAATGACTATAAAGTCAAGATTGTTGCGGCGCAAGAGGTCAATGTTATCTATGGCGGCAGGGCAATCACGAAGAGCCAAATTGAACCATTTATCCCTGGGGCGCACGCTGGGGGAGGAGGAAGATGAGGAACATGGAGAGGAGATAGCTTGATCAAGACAGGAACTACGTGAGGAGACAGAAAGTGCCCTTGATTCAAGTATTATATGAATGCTTTTGGCAAAGAACTCTGTTATAATTTGTTCCATCTTTGCAGCTTCCGAGTGTGAGGATGCCATTGAATATGCACCCCACAAGATTAACACTACTACGTTGTTGGGGCAATTAAACAAACACAACAACGACAAAAAAACAGCAACACAGttttaaacacaattataaaatttgagaaagcaataataaataaataaattgcgaaagaaaatagaatttaccTGAATCCTTGGCGACAAGAGAAGAGAAGAGTAGAGTAGAGTTTCCCCTTCCCTTATCTTGAATTGAATTTGGAAGAGAGAGTATTAAGGAGTGGACCCCTCTCTGAATACACTTTACTAGTTTTAGTTTACTTACTCCATCATCACACTTTCACTCTCACTCCCTTCTGTTTCTGTATTGTTTTGTGAATAATATTCAACGACCACATTCTAATTacaagataatagtataatacagATAAATCTTGTCTTTTGGGATGTTCACAAGTCATaacaaatatctaaattaaaaaaagataagataagaatcaATTAAAATTCGGTGAACAGAATAAACTAacgactatttttataattaaaaattattaattatattcggTTAAattctaatcaaattttaataaaatttcatattttcagatttttaattttactaGTTTAATAGTGGATCATAGATACAtatattttgtcattttttttttgaaagtaggAGCTCAACACAAAGTGGAGCGAGGacataactaaataaaaataaaatacaaagcaGTAACCAACTAGACCTACTGATCTAACCctttgtcatctccggcattgccatcaacaactaaaGGGGTCAGCACCTAACCACTCAGTGTAGCTCTGAATAGACAAGTTGATAATCTCCtcaacttctttttctttattctgaAAAATTCTCCGGTTTCGTTCCAGCCAGATGTTCCATATAATGGCACAAAAGCACACCATCCAACTCTTGCGCTCCTCCTTTTTACTTGATGCCTCCGTCCAACTCTGGAAATGCTCCTTGACTGTACCCGGGTATATCCATTGCACGCCAACATGAGATATCCAAGCACACCAGACCTGCCAAGAGAAATTACAGCCAAGAAACAGGTGGTAATCATTTTCATCGCTTATTTTACATAAGGCACATAGAGAATCTTCTTGGCTAATAACCCCGAACCGACGCAATCTCTCCTTCGTATTGACCCTGCCAATCAAGCCAAACTAAACAAATAACTCCACCCTAGGAGGGACAAGTCCTTTCCAAATTGACCTAGTGAAGCTGTAGCTTGAGATATCCTCTGGAGCCATTTCTAcctgcaacacctgcacaaatgaATTAGTAGAAAAAATACCCTGCTTATCATATTTCCACACAACTCTATCCTCTCTCCCAAGCGCAAGTTTAACTATTCTCAAGGTGTTATGAAGCTGGTTCACTagatccaactcccattggaacagCTCACGCCTCCATTGAAAGTTTCATATCCAAGTTAACCCATCCCAGAACAAATATTATATAgcacaaatatttttttctacATTTTATGTGGAGATTCAGGGTGTTAAGGTATGTGAATATGTTTATAGTACAAGATAAGAATTAGGGGATTTTATGATTTAAGATACATGTTTAAGGTAATACAATATCTGCAAGTATGCTTGGTTCATAAATTTCAATGAGCAATGCATTGTTGTATTGCTGAAGGTAGTGTTTCTTGTACGTAGCTTTTGATAAGTGAAATTTACATcctgtttgaaaaaaaatttatgatataaaattaaattaaattctatctaaaattaaattttaatcagaattaaattaaattctagtatttagaataaattagtaacactatagaattaaattaaattttagtatttgaaatgtttattaaataaattaaaattttataatagacaattttattctttattaatataatatcatatttaaataataaatatatttatttattaaattatataaaataattaaaaaattatatattttaactaaaattttctTTCACTAAAATTTGTTTAcctcttttataaaaataaaaattagattaatctaaaaatattaaatttaaaaaatattattaattaaaaaaattaagtaatttttttatggtTGATTCTAACAATAaaccaacaacaaaaaataaatacgaattatcaaaaattaatttgttgacataacaagaaaaaaaaactagTTATTAACAGCAAATTATAATAACTAATTCATgttattaaaatagaataaaattatgtCACTCTTTGTTAGTATTATGATTGATACAATTTTACTTTAAATATCCAGAAGTAATGACAAATATTTGGTGTCATTAATCTAAGTTAAACACATAAAATCTATAGATGtggatattttttttagatatatataatatagaccTTCCAAAGAAATAGGTATATAttgagttgaaaaaaaaaaaagtgaaaaaaatgaaggtagtgaaaaaaagaaagagtgtgttaaaggaattttttttgaaataaattaaaaaaaaatatttcgaaaaacatgttatttgaactttaatttaatagatatgttttttttttttagggcaAGTTCACTGCATCCCTACAAACTCCATTGTTTTAATAAAGTTCGCCTAATCCCGGCAAAATTCtatatttttatagagttcgcctTATTTTCCGTACAAATTTCACTACATATCTTCATAAATATCAGATTGGATGAGAAGAAATAACTATTATCATCATCCCTAGAGTATATAGAAATACACAAGAGTACACAGTAACACAGAAATAAGTcatattttttttggaaaatagtgatttttttaatttataataaaaaattttcttattaaatataacTTATTCTAAGCTCAAAACAAGTAGCAGACATTATGACTAAGCCCTTATCTCTTTTGCTTTATAGCAAATTTAAGAGCAAACTTTGGTTGGCACAAAAGTCGAGTTAAGccccaaaatggtccctgagattggtgtcgtgcactaaaatcgtccctgagatcccaattgcactaattacgtccctgagattgagaaaagtgcaccatattagtccctgatCCATTTTCCCTTAATGACGTGATGACATGGCTGGATGACGTGGAtggtaagtgacacgtgtcactccatgatttggccacgtgtaatgatatgatgatgtggtgaccagtgacacgtggcatgctgacgtggatagttgtgccacatgtcacaatgttatttggccacgtgtccgtttgtgccacgtgtcgcgacagtattcgtccacgtgtcatctattatgtcatcgttgtaaatgcaccaaattagtccctcactttgcattaagtgactcattttagtccctgaaattgaatgtcgtgcaccaaactagtcccttcaccaatatttttttatttttttctataaattcaaaattcttaatatttttgaatacattaatttcaattctattttttcacatgttattcaaataaaagtgcttttataaaatattttttctcttgcgaaTATCCTAACCGTCgacttggagttgacgtgaaggtatttcaagcaccttcactactatctccgacctctttcagtacttttataaaatattttttttcttttgcagatACCTCTAACCGAcgtcttggagttgacgtgaaggcatttcaagTTTCCCTCattaccatctccgacctcttttaTTTATACTGCAAAGGTCGGAGATGATAGATTGATAGTGAGAGTGCTTGAAATACCTTCAATCTAGCTCATTTACACATAACGAAAACGTGTACttcataagaataaaaaatatatattttttaattattgatttcttgttaaaagcacatgtttttttatgaaaacaaaaagtatccaatcaatcatataattatttttttataataacatacttatatattacaaaaattaCCAAtgttcaattattaaaaaaattatataattgaaactaaaatcttacaaatttttatgaaagcacttgtatttaaatgatatatgaaaaaatagaattgaaattattgCATCTAAGatattgaaaatttcaaatttaaaaaaaatgagaaaaaattagtgaagggactaatttggtgcacgacattcaatttcagggactaaaatgggtcacttaatgcaaaatgagggactaatttggtgcatttacaacgatgacataatggatgacacgtggacgaatactgtcgcgacacgtggcacaaacggacacgtggtcaaataacattgtgacacgtggcacaactatccacgtcagcatgccacgtgtcactggtcaccacatcatcatatcattacatgtggccaaatcatggagtgacacgtgtcacttaccaTCCACGTCATCcagccatgtcatcacgtcgttaaggGAAAATAGttcagggactaatatggtgcacttttctcaatctcagggacgtaattggtgcaattgggatctcagggacgattttagtgcacgacgCCAATATCAGGGACCATTTTAGGGCTTAACTCCACAAAAGTCTCTCTAAGTTGGGGGTGTGAGATATGTTAACTAGAGTTAGTTATCCTTGCCTATAAAATAGCAAGGTTGAATGCATAATTACGcagaaaaaaaattctttcaataACACGTTTTTCAGTTACATCAAATTCTTTctcatctttttctctttttttctatttcgCCTCTGCTTTCTTGTTCTCGATTTCTCACAAGCCTTACTCACTTTCTTCAACAAATCTCATGCTATTTTTTATTGGTATTAGTTAAAttcatttttgtaattgtttTATTCTTGAGGAACCATATGAGGTGAAAATCTTATGTAGAGTTTTGGAATAACGATGAGATTTCTAAACAACCATCAACTATAACCCCAAAAGAACTAGATTCCGTGAGCAATATAGAAAAAGAATGAAAGGAATATCCTATTGAGGTAATCAATATCATATTTGATCTTAGGAAGATATGCTCCTCAGACAATTAAACCCGCTTGGATCACATCTAGACAAATAGAAGCAGGTCGGCAGGCAATGTCACGAAAGGCGCCGAGGATATTAAAGAAGTCATGTTTGTTGTCTGTGTACTTTTGTGTACTCCAAGGTTGCGTTTGTTTACGGAGACAAGACACACAAAATTGTGTTTGATAGATGAGACATAGACACAGACAATATGTATttggacacaacttattttttattttttctttcattattcttgttaattttttataattatattttttattattataattttcgtCTCAAattgtttgaatgaaaaaaaatgagaataaattagatttttataatttgttatagtttATCAACAAATAGGatacaagaacataaaattttgtgtctctgtcgtTTATGTCTTGTTCTCAAAAACAAACTTAGGTGACTTAGAAATTTGAATTTCGTTATCAGTCACGGTTTTAGAGAGAATTAGGGTGAAGTTCGCCAAGAGTGAGACGAACTCATCCTAAACAAGAAAAAAAGCGCATTCcagaaattaaagttaaaataacgtatttttgaaaatatttttttatttattaaaaaaaaaattgtatgttAAAAGGTAGGAGACATTAAGAAAAAGTGAGTGAAAAAAGTTTAGAAAAAGTAATTAGattataagaatattttaaaCGTTTTAAGTTTTAAGTGAAATTCCAATTGAATGAAATTTTAAATCGGACCTATTTGGGTTGGAATTAATTTTGagagaaaataatagaattgaattgaatttcatctaaattaatttaattatttttgtttcaaacATTGAAATTGAATTCAATTTTCATGAGAATTGAATTCCAAAGATTTTCAAACACCCTGTTAGTTATTACTTAATGCGGTGTTTAGGAAAGGAATAGCTTTTTTATTtggttgtatttttttaaaattttttaaataaataaaataaatattttaattattaaaataaacaatttagagtatttttcctgcttctcttatctcgtttacattgtaaacgagataaggcacGAGACGACATGATCATATCACGTTTATAGACGTGTTGTGTAATGCTCTTATTTGGTTTGCATTGTAAACGAAATAATAGAAGCGAATGCCTATATATATGTATCTCGTCCACAGCCTTCAGTCAGACCCTTTGACTTCTCTTTTTTGGCATTTTCTCTCACTTTTACCTTTTTTTAACCATATTTCCAAATTACTTAAAGAATATGGCGCACGCTGATAATCACGATGGAGACATTAAGATAGTGTTTGTTTGCAGGATAGGaactcagtattatgtttgttgagcTAGAGACTGGTATTTAAA
Coding sequences:
- the LOC112733142 gene encoding autophagy-related protein 13b; the encoded protein is MASSHSEAAKMEQIITEFFAKSIHIILESRALSVSSRSSCLDQAISSPCSSSSSSPSVRPRDKWFNLALRDCPAAIDNIDLLRRNNLDFIVIDVILVQKPLGWDPMSLSPKRVFPRSSSLKERYPFSWNTDQEELGLDTNTEKIVERWVVQYESRKTRDSSSGTRRSSNVSLHALYKKSTLLLRSLYATVRLLPAYKIFRELNSSAQIRPFTLAHRVSSFCEPFTRKEEAEMMKFGFTPVDASSGRLCLSVMYRPSASDVSSEPSTPLSPQVITDYVGSPLPDPLRRYPSGLPSHGSPSSLPFLRRHSWSHDRASPPSITYSPSPTYSESHTSISNASSRRLPPSSLPPHPTEMSLFQKKNSGFDECYPSPSPSIYYPGSLPSKPLLRSESAPVSIPNAEAAISPGYPNTNRHNLPSTPPLRGLRCVSKNDRGVNTMQTGATAEKLFPLGKDEPRKYSGIKISACSSPQSSSRSYQDDFDETDFSCPFDVDDDDLTDPGSRAESFDHGHMAEAFEAGGFLPIRKSQDAAVGALVRMLKKAPPLRQDFSTSEHLSHSTRPETWNANNIQDMNQALEAPVPASMMSSGLSATRKTTTDALEEFHGYREMKNLLLTRGSKPQI